A window of the Streptomyces sp. JB150 genome harbors these coding sequences:
- the greA gene encoding transcription elongation factor GreA, giving the protein MTQTSENVTWLTQEAYDKLKEELEYLSGPARTEIAAKIAAAREEGDLRENGGYHAAKEEQGKQELRVRQLTQLLENAKVGEPPATEGVVAPGMVVTIAFDGDEDDTLTFLLASREYASETIETYSPQSPLGTGVNGKKVGEDAEYELPNGKKASVRILKAEPYSG; this is encoded by the coding sequence GTGACCCAGACCAGCGAGAACGTCACCTGGCTGACCCAGGAGGCGTATGACAAGCTCAAGGAAGAGCTTGAATACCTGTCTGGTCCCGCGCGCACCGAGATCGCGGCCAAGATCGCCGCGGCGCGTGAGGAGGGCGACCTGCGGGAGAACGGCGGGTACCACGCGGCCAAGGAGGAGCAGGGCAAGCAGGAGCTCCGCGTGCGCCAGCTGACCCAGCTCCTCGAGAACGCCAAGGTGGGTGAGCCTCCGGCGACCGAGGGCGTCGTCGCGCCCGGCATGGTCGTCACGATCGCCTTCGACGGCGACGAGGACGACACGCTGACGTTCCTGCTCGCCTCCCGGGAGTACGCGAGCGAGACCATCGAGACGTACTCGCCGCAGTCCCCGCTGGGCACCGGCGTCAACGGCAAGAAGGTCGGCGAGGACGCGGAGTACGAGCTGCCCAACGGCAAGAAGGCCTCGGTGCGGATCCTGAAGGCCGAGCCGTACAGCGGCTGA